In the genome of Parus major isolate Abel chromosome 3, Parus_major1.1, whole genome shotgun sequence, the window ATGTGGAGGTTCCTCTGGGAAGGaagctgtggggagcagcagaggcagatcAACAAGTACTTGAATACTTGGAACTATTCTGCGGTCTTAACACAGCCTTTTTAATTATTGCTGATTTTTGCCTGACGATAGCAGCAGGGAGTTTTCTGAATCATGCCATATGATCCCTGCCTTACCACTTTACACTGTGAAGTTTGCCCCTGTCCGAGGCAGGCTTTGGGGATGTTGCCTAAGTCCGGTGTCTTGTAGCACAGGCACgatttttcattgcaaaacCTATGCATCTTGTATCGTCTGTACTAATAAAGAGAGGTACCACTCTTTGTAATTACGACGTCTGTGCCTTGAATTGCTCAAAACTTAAGCAAAGCGACCGGCCCTACCCAGCCCTGAAAGTGGGGATGAGGCAGGAAATGGCGGCAGCGGCCCCGCCCGCGCGGGGCGGGCTGGGCAGCCCCGTGGCGGGGCAGGAGAAGGGGCGGAGCCACATCATGGCCGCCGGCCGCCTTCCGCCGGGCGCGCTCACCCTCAAGCAGGTATGGCCGAGCTCGGGGATTCGGGCAAGCTGCGTCCTGTAGAAACAATGGGTAACTCGGTGGTTGTTTAAATATCCCTCGAAGCTAAGCGCCGAGGGTGCAGCTCGCAGCACTGTCGTGGGGCAGCGGGCAGACTTCCCTCTCTCCTTGCCAGTTCCTGAGGCGGCAGCAGGTCCTTCAGCTCTACCGCAAGATCCTGCGGGCTATCCGGGAGGTCCCTGCGGAGCAGGATCGCCGCTACTTAAAGGACTGGGCCAGGGAGGAATTCAGGAGAAATAAGGATGCTACAGAAGAGGTGAGGATCGGGAACCCGCACCTCTGATCGCCTGCCCTCGGGAACGGTCGCTGCACTGACCTGCCCTGTGTCTTGGGGGTTTGTTCTGTAGGTGTCGCTTCCAGACTGGTCAGAACTCCTGCTGCCTCATCTATGCGAAGAAATAATCCAGCATATCTAAACTTCCCTCTTAGCAGTAGTAATGTTTCTCAAAATCACAGACAAtaatctggaaataaaaacccaaagaacaAACACTCTGCTCAAATTGCAGATAAGGAGAACAGTATTGAATAATACGGTAACATAAACTTGGTTAAGCTTTTTatagcttttttcttctttttagctTTAATTTCACCTGTTTTCAAGCAAAATACAGTCAAATGGGCTGGTTTGGGATGCAAAGCAAGTGCGAAATGCAGAAACCTTCACATTTCTTGTATGTCTCTTGTCCTCTGCATTCTagttctttcccttttctagATAGTGGCCAAGGAATTGGTGGCTGAATTATGCAGACAAAGCCTTAGAGTCCTTAGATAAAATTTTGAGAGAAACCTGCACCTGCTCTGTAAAACCCATCTCCATAATGCTCATGTGCAGTTCTCACTACTGGCTTGCAAAAGCAACATACACACAGGCATAAAGAAAACATAGGAGTTTGAATCCCATTAAAAAGTGAGTTTTAAAGCAAAGCCATTACCAAGTACATTGTTAAGGAACTGGAGAAAATTAATCCATTAAACATAACCTGTTTTTTAACTGTCTCAGAGACAGCACTGTTATTTTacacaatgaaataaaagacaGTAGTGCCTGTAAGAATTCTAtgtattttaatgcattaaaagtCTGCATGCTTGTGTAAGACCTGTGCTGTGTATGGATGTACAGTTCATTGGATTCCATTCTGTTTTACAGGATGCAATCAGGATGATGATTACTCAAGGCAACATGCAACTTCAGGAACTTCAGAGAACACTTAAGCTGGCGAAATCCTGATCTTCATTTTGCTGGCAATTAGATTTTCATCTGTTGtaaataaactgttttttccaaaatgtggTTATAATGGCAGCCTTTGCTGGCAACCTGCTAATGTTTGAAGGAGGAATCTACCACAGTGGGGGTTTggttttctccccttccccatccATTTCTCAGTTTGGGTACCCTCAGAAGTGGAAATCACTTGGATCACAAAGAACATTTAAGAACTGCATGGATGATATAGCgtgtgctgcaggaaaagcagaaagtacCAAAAATTTCAACAGCTGTGTTAATGCCAGtgcaatggaaaataaatgtatactgttttgtctgtgttttacTGTGGTGGCTGTAATTGGTAATATTCACAATGACAGCTCTTTATGTAGTGTGCCAAGGATTTTCACCCAaatttgtgattaaaaaaagaatttgggATAAATAAATTGGCCCAGAACaaacattaaagaaatgttttgcatGTAGATGTTGATTTTCAGTAGTAGCTGAATAAAACTTCTTTATGAAAGTGGGAGATTTTAGCCCTAGAGATGTTTATTACCAAGTACCTTCAAATTAGTATTTAAAAGTCACTATACAAAGAAGAATTACAGGTAGAAAATACTAACTGCAAAAGTTGTGGTTTGTTTATTCAGATGTTACATTACTTCAGTTCTAATTATTAGCTTGCAACTCTTCTCACTTTCCTTGAGCTGTgatgtatcttttttttccatataatttaaaaatgcctgGATGAGCTGGGGATTTTCTCCACATAACTAGACAGGTAGCAGTAGATTGATGCCTGACTGTTTTAGGCTGTGATTCCAAGACATGCAAGAACTCTTCCCTCTTCCACTCTGCTACTGTAGTGCCATTAGGGAACACCCCTGCTTTTCAAGGTGGTTTTCTGCAGAGTTGCTGAGCTGCACAAACTGGCAGCAAGTCCAGTAAATAGGTATCACCACTGGCACCAGGGAAGGCACAGGACGGAATTTCAGGCTACAGGAGGAATGACcccaggtgggagcaggagctATGGTTCAGATCTGTGAAGCCTCTGAGCTTCAATCAGTCAATGAAAAATACTTACCTAAAaacacttcattaaaaatgtacattttgttAACATTTGCTAGTAGAACAGACTGACAGAACATTTTTGTGTTGGGGATTTATTCTTCATGTTAAGAGAATTTTGTAtttaggtttgtttgttttgattttttttttgtatttaggtatatttttatatgaggTATTTTGACTGAACAGCCATAACCAATGTTGGCTGTTACCACAGtagccttcccttccccttcagCCAGTGCTTGGATTTCTGTTCCTCAATCAGGTGGCTTTACTctgctgcctcaccatggtgcttttctttcagagcCTGTGGCCTGCATTACCCTTTGACTCCCAGTTTGTACGTTTCCAGGTTGTCAACATGTAATCCAGAGCTAGGATTGACAGGCCCTGGATCGATGCTAACCTCTTGAGTGCTGCTGCCCTTCATCTCCACTGCTCTGAAGGCTTGCCAAGATAAAGCTGCCAACCAGAAGCCTTAAAGAGTCCAAGTACAGCCTGCAAAGGGAAGTAAAATTACCTGAAGAAAAAGGTAGGTAGATCACACCTGTTTATAAAGTCCTTCAGTTTTGAAGAAGGGAGGGGTACAGAAAGGATTTAGCAGaaaatgcttctctttcttttacCATACACTCAGAGGCTTCAGAAAACCTCTAAAATCAGTAACCTGCAGCCTGGTTATTGCCTTAGATTACTTGGTAATTACTTGGATTTACTTAAATTACTTGGACCTATGAGTGTGGTGCAGTGTGGTCTATATGGGAAGTAGAGCTAAAGCCAGAGCCTCTCCTTTGAGCTTGTGGGCAAGCTaaggagtgtgtgtgtgtgatttgtGTGCAACTCAGCCCCACGCTTGTAACTTCTGAAAGGGGCACTTGCACCAGCCAACAGACAGCACTCAgtccctgcagcctcacagaCAGGGAGGTGTTATATAGCCACAAACAAAAAGCTTAGAAGTTGAAGTTCAATCTTCTGCTGCCCCTTCTGAGTCA includes:
- the LYRM2 gene encoding LYR motif-containing protein 2; amino-acid sequence: MAAGRLPPGALTLKQFLRRQQVLQLYRKILRAIREVPAEQDRRYLKDWAREEFRRNKDATEEDAIRMMITQGNMQLQELQRTLKLAKS